One stretch of Wolbachia endosymbiont of Armadillidium arcangelii DNA includes these proteins:
- a CDS encoding cell division protein FtsQ/DivIB: MLSNVTRSQRSFLRKCALVVIIALFLTLILYSSLDKIINRFNCYFTWYNDHLSNLLLSNGFLIDKVVVTGNKFTNEKDIISLVDRTQPIMYISLSKLIDNIQSVSEWIKYVRIYRILPNILHIDVDEHTPFALWKDDNRTSVIDSEGKVIVNDYPIDDLVVIKGQNSLSNLRFIKDMLERKTQLRDHISSCIYVGNRRWNIVLDDNSTVKLPEDNPYSAWDYLNHLQNTTDFTFSNWSIIDMRVADKIFVKR, encoded by the coding sequence ATGTTGAGCAATGTTACTAGAAGCCAAAGGAGTTTTTTGCGTAAGTGTGCCTTGGTTGTTATCATAGCACTTTTTCTTACGCTAATACTCTACAGCTCACTTGATAAAATAATAAATCGATTTAATTGCTACTTTACCTGGTATAATGATCACTTATCCAACTTATTACTCAGCAATGGATTTTTAATCGATAAAGTAGTTGTCACCGGCAACAAATTTACAAATGAAAAGGACATTATAAGTTTGGTAGATAGAACGCAACCTATCATGTATATATCACTCTCAAAACTTATAGATAATATACAATCTGTAAGCGAATGGATAAAATATGTAAGAATTTATAGAATTTTGCCTAATATCTTACACATTGATGTAGATGAACATACACCTTTCGCTCTCTGGAAAGATGATAACAGAACTTCAGTAATTGATTCTGAAGGTAAAGTGATCGTAAATGACTACCCGATAGATGACCTCGTTGTAATCAAAGGACAAAATTCGTTATCAAACCTAAGATTCATTAAAGATATGCTAGAGAGAAAAACTCAATTAAGAGATCATATTTCTTCTTGTATTTATGTAGGAAATAGAAGGTGGAATATCGTACTTGATGACAATTCTACAGTAAAATTGCCTGAAGATAATCCTTATAGCGCATGGGATTATTTAAACCACTTGCAAAATACAACTGACTTTACTTTTAGCAATTGGAGCATAATTGATATGCGTGTTGCTGATAAGATCTTTGTAAAAAGGTAG
- a CDS encoding IS110 family transposase yields MAAALSARINKNDKNDARGIAQMMRVGLFKGVLVKSDEACQVKIILGSRRQLIRCREQIAGTIRENIRDKS; encoded by the coding sequence ATGGCAGCAGCATTATCTGCGAGAATCAATAAGAATGATAAAAATGATGCAAGAGGCATAGCACAAATGATGAGAGTTGGGCTATTTAAGGGGGTATTAGTAAAATCAGACGAAGCTTGTCAGGTTAAAATAATACTTGGAAGCAGAAGACAATTAATACGTTGCAGAGAGCAAATTGCGGGAACAATAAGGGAAAATATACGGGATAAAAGTTAA
- a CDS encoding transposase, which yields MVNNLDEISQTSIESLVHSLEIIEESTRKLDKMLSEQSKKDEDCKLLTTVPGVGIIVVMTYKAAIDDLHRFETSYTVGAYMGLSPRQYASGEIDRHGSISKMGL from the coding sequence ATGGTTAATAATCTAGATGAAATTAGCCAAACCTCAATTGAATCATTAGTACATAGTTTAGAAATAATAGAAGAATCAACAAGAAAACTTGATAAAATGCTCTCAGAACAAAGCAAAAAAGATGAGGATTGTAAATTATTAACTACTGTTCCAGGAGTTGGTATTATAGTAGTAATGACATATAAAGCTGCAATAGATGATCTGCATAGGTTTGAAACATCTTATACAGTTGGAGCCTATATGGGATTAAGTCCAAGACAGTACGCTTCTGGTGAGATTGATCGACACGGAAGTATATCAAAAATGGGACTGTAG
- the prmC gene encoding peptide chain release factor N(5)-glutamine methyltransferase has translation MKTINALIQEGSKLLSSHRIESSHLDCEIIMQHVLGAERSFIIMNHTNHVPRNKELLFWELTKKRVEKYPISQIVGNREFWSKNFIVNQHVLDPRPDSETVISTVLKYYPNKKQKIKIADFGTGTGCLLISVLSEYEYAIGVGFEKSLEAYKIAYQNTKKHNLLSRAKIFPNSWTECRGLFDLIISNPPYIKRSKLKDLQAEVQKEPRIALDGGIDGLNCYLSIFPILRKCLKKDGFAILEIGEDQSNIDKIIPSYGLAFQEYIYDLAGMKRCIVVKQGKEYD, from the coding sequence ATGAAAACAATCAACGCTTTAATTCAGGAAGGATCGAAGCTACTATCGTCACATAGAATTGAATCATCACATTTGGATTGTGAAATCATCATGCAGCATGTACTTGGAGCAGAAAGATCATTCATAATCATGAATCACACCAATCATGTACCAAGAAACAAAGAACTTTTATTCTGGGAATTAACAAAAAAAAGAGTAGAAAAATATCCAATATCGCAAATAGTAGGTAATCGTGAATTCTGGAGTAAAAATTTTATAGTTAACCAACATGTTCTAGATCCAAGGCCAGATAGTGAAACAGTAATCTCGACAGTATTAAAATATTACCCGAATAAGAAGCAAAAAATAAAAATTGCAGATTTTGGCACAGGCACAGGTTGTTTGTTGATCTCCGTGCTTAGTGAGTATGAATATGCTATTGGAGTTGGTTTTGAAAAAAGCCTGGAAGCATACAAAATTGCCTACCAGAACACAAAGAAACATAATCTTCTCAGCAGAGCTAAAATATTTCCAAATTCGTGGACAGAATGTAGAGGCTTATTTGATCTCATAATAAGCAATCCCCCATACATTAAAAGAAGTAAATTAAAAGATCTGCAAGCTGAAGTACAAAAGGAGCCAAGAATTGCTCTTGATGGAGGTATTGACGGATTGAACTGTTACTTGAGTATTTTTCCAATATTGAGAAAGTGCCTTAAAAAAGATGGGTTTGCAATACTGGAAATAGGCGAAGATCAAAGCAATATTGACAAAATAATACCCTCGTATGGACTAGCTTTTCAAGAATACATATATGATTTGGCTGGAATGAAAAGATGCATTGTTGTAAAGCAAGGTAAAGAATATGACTAG
- the rpsL gene encoding 30S ribosomal protein S12, with amino-acid sequence MPTINQLMSKGRSRLICKKKVPALGECNPQRRGVCTKVYTTTPRKPNSALRKVARVKISGYGEVTAYIPGEGHNLQEHSVVLIRGGRVKDLPGVRYHIIRGALDLRGVQNRKKARSKYGVKKSG; translated from the coding sequence ATGCCTACGATAAATCAATTGATGTCTAAAGGTAGATCAAGATTGATCTGCAAGAAAAAGGTACCAGCTTTAGGAGAATGCAATCCTCAAAGGAGGGGTGTTTGCACTAAAGTATATACCACAACTCCTAGAAAGCCTAATTCAGCGCTACGCAAGGTAGCTAGAGTAAAAATTAGTGGATATGGTGAAGTGACGGCTTATATACCTGGTGAAGGTCATAATTTACAAGAGCATTCTGTTGTTTTAATACGTGGTGGGCGGGTTAAAGATTTGCCAGGTGTGCGTTATCACATAATAAGAGGTGCTCTTGATCTGCGTGGTGTGCAAAATCGAAAGAAAGCTCGTTCAAAATATGGTGTAAAGAAATCTGGTTAA
- the rpsG gene encoding 30S ribosomal protein S7 codes for MARRNKAKKRTSPDSRYGSVLLMRFINTIMKCGKKSIAEKIAYSALSLVEKKIGKGALSIFETAVENVTPSIEVRSRRIGGATYQVPVEVRQERAISLALRWIARAASATRKKSGKTTVDCLQSEILDAYNKCGGAFKMCEEKYKMAEANKAFSYLRF; via the coding sequence ATGGCTCGTCGTAATAAAGCAAAAAAAAGAACAAGTCCTGATTCTCGTTATGGCAGTGTCTTGCTTATGCGTTTTATTAACACAATTATGAAATGTGGTAAAAAATCTATTGCAGAAAAGATTGCTTATAGTGCTTTATCTTTAGTTGAAAAGAAAATAGGCAAAGGTGCTTTGTCAATTTTTGAAACAGCAGTAGAAAATGTTACCCCTTCTATAGAAGTGCGTTCTCGACGTATTGGTGGTGCAACTTATCAAGTGCCTGTTGAAGTTCGGCAAGAGAGGGCGATTTCTTTAGCATTGAGGTGGATTGCTAGAGCAGCTTCTGCTACTCGAAAAAAGAGTGGCAAAACTACTGTTGATTGTCTGCAATCTGAAATACTAGATGCTTATAATAAATGCGGTGGTGCGTTTAAGATGTGCGAAGAAAAATATAAAATGGCTGAAGCTAATAAGGCATTTTCTTATCTTCGTTTTTAA
- the fusA gene encoding elongation factor G gives MEILISRYRNIGIMAHIDAGKTTTTERILFYTGKQNRIGEVHDGAASMDWMEQEKERGITITSAATTCFWNDHRINIIDTPGHVDFTIEVERSLRVLDGAVAVFDGVAGVEPQSETVWRQADKYNVPRICFVNKMDRIGANFYRCVNMIKTKLGAAPLVIQLPIGSEKDFKGIIDLISMKAIIWQEETLGAKFSYEDVPSDLFDKAQEYRNFLLDAAAEMDDEAMNTYFESNDLPVDLLKKCVRSGAIKGKFVPVLCGSAFKNKGVQPLLDGVVDFLPSPIDVDVIVGTDPKDSEKKIEIKPLEKEKFVALAFKVMTDKFVGSLTFIRIYSGKLRSKSIVLNAGKNETEGIGRMLLMHANNREDINEAKVGDIVALVGLKKTTTGDTLCSVDFPILLERMEFPEPVIEIAIEPKTTSDQEKLGVALNRLVAEDPSLRILVNAESGQTILKGMGELHLEIIIDRLRREFNIGVNVGAPQVAYRETITKSVEIDYTHKKQSGGAGQFAKVKIKFEPLEPGSGFQFESKIVGGAIPKEYIPGVQNGLELIKEGGIISGFPLIDFKAILLDGAFHEVDSSPLAFELAAKGAFKEMANKAGPKMLEPIMKVEIITPEEYMGDIMGDVNSRRGQVLSMETHNSSTMILAFVPLANMFGYINILRSISQGRAQYSMHFSCYEQVPQYVVDELKYN, from the coding sequence ATGGAAATTTTAATATCTAGGTATAGAAATATAGGGATAATGGCTCATATAGATGCTGGTAAGACTACCACAACAGAGCGTATTTTATTTTATACTGGTAAACAAAATAGAATTGGTGAAGTGCACGATGGTGCAGCTTCTATGGATTGGATGGAGCAGGAGAAAGAGCGTGGTATTACAATTACCTCTGCTGCAACAACATGTTTTTGGAATGATCATAGGATTAATATAATAGATACTCCTGGTCATGTTGATTTTACTATTGAAGTTGAGAGATCTTTAAGGGTTTTAGATGGTGCGGTTGCTGTATTTGATGGAGTTGCTGGAGTTGAGCCCCAATCTGAGACAGTTTGGCGTCAAGCTGATAAATATAATGTTCCTCGTATCTGCTTTGTTAATAAAATGGATAGAATAGGGGCAAATTTTTATCGATGTGTCAATATGATAAAAACGAAGCTTGGTGCAGCACCTTTAGTTATTCAGTTACCAATAGGAAGTGAGAAAGATTTTAAAGGTATAATCGATCTCATTTCTATGAAAGCCATTATATGGCAAGAAGAAACGTTAGGCGCTAAATTTTCTTATGAAGATGTTCCTTCTGATTTGTTTGATAAGGCTCAAGAATATCGAAATTTTTTATTAGATGCTGCAGCTGAGATGGATGACGAGGCGATGAATACTTACTTTGAATCTAATGATTTACCAGTTGATTTATTGAAAAAATGTGTGAGAAGTGGGGCCATTAAAGGAAAATTTGTCCCTGTATTATGTGGATCAGCTTTTAAAAATAAAGGCGTGCAACCACTTTTAGATGGTGTGGTTGATTTTTTACCTTCTCCTATTGATGTTGATGTAATTGTTGGAACTGATCCTAAAGATTCAGAAAAGAAAATTGAGATCAAACCTTTAGAAAAGGAGAAATTCGTTGCTCTTGCATTTAAAGTGATGACAGATAAATTTGTAGGCAGTTTGACATTTATTCGTATTTATTCTGGTAAATTGAGATCTAAATCTATCGTGTTAAATGCAGGGAAAAATGAGACTGAAGGGATTGGTAGAATGCTGCTTATGCATGCAAATAACAGAGAAGATATAAACGAAGCTAAAGTTGGTGATATAGTTGCCTTGGTTGGATTAAAGAAAACAACCACCGGGGATACTTTATGTTCTGTTGATTTTCCTATATTATTGGAGCGTATGGAATTTCCTGAGCCTGTTATTGAAATTGCTATAGAACCTAAAACTACTTCAGATCAGGAAAAATTAGGTGTTGCTTTGAATAGATTAGTTGCGGAAGATCCTTCTTTAAGGATATTAGTGAATGCGGAAAGCGGTCAGACTATACTGAAAGGTATGGGTGAATTACATCTTGAAATTATTATAGATAGGCTAAGGCGTGAATTCAATATTGGTGTTAATGTTGGTGCACCTCAAGTTGCATATCGTGAAACTATCACTAAATCTGTTGAAATTGATTACACTCATAAAAAACAATCAGGTGGTGCTGGTCAGTTTGCTAAGGTTAAAATAAAATTTGAACCTCTTGAGCCTGGTTCTGGGTTTCAATTTGAAAGTAAAATTGTAGGCGGTGCAATTCCAAAGGAATATATTCCTGGTGTACAAAATGGTTTGGAATTGATAAAAGAAGGTGGTATCATTTCTGGCTTTCCATTGATTGATTTTAAGGCTATTCTTCTTGATGGTGCTTTTCATGAGGTTGATTCTAGTCCTTTAGCTTTTGAACTTGCTGCTAAAGGTGCTTTTAAAGAGATGGCGAATAAAGCTGGTCCAAAAATGTTAGAGCCTATAATGAAGGTTGAAATCATTACACCTGAAGAGTATATGGGTGATATAATGGGTGATGTAAATAGCAGAAGGGGGCAAGTTTTGAGTATGGAAACGCATAATAGTAGTACTATGATTCTTGCTTTTGTACCTCTTGCAAATATGTTTGGTTATATAAATATTTTGCGTTCTATCTCTCAAGGAAGAGCTCAATATAGTATGCATTTTTCTTGTTATGAACAAGTGCCACAATATGTAGTTGATGAGTTAAAGTATAATTAA
- the tuf gene encoding elongation factor Tu yields the protein MTAVVEAFDKPHVNVGTIGHVDHGKTTLTAAITKHYGNFIAYDQIDKAPEERKRGITIATAHVEYQTEKRHYAHVDCPGHADYVKNMIVGAAQMDAAILVVSGVDGPMPQTREHILLAKQVGVGYIVVYINKADVADADMIDLVEMEVRELLSKYGFPGDEVPVIVGSALKALEDDSSEYGKKSIDKLMGKLDEYVEIPPRPVDLPFLLPIEDVFSISGRGTVVTGRIEKGEIKTGDEIEIIGLKATQKTICTGVEMFKKLLNKGSAGLNVGILLRGTKREEVERGQVLAKSGTITPHKKFNAEVYILKKEEGGRHTPFFANYQPQFYLRTTDVTGSIKLLDGKEMVMPGDNVSVEVELQAPIAMDKGLRFAIREGGRTVGSGVVSEILE from the coding sequence ATGACAGCAGTAGTAGAAGCATTTGACAAGCCGCATGTAAATGTGGGAACGATAGGACATGTGGATCATGGAAAGACAACGTTAACAGCGGCAATAACAAAACATTACGGGAACTTTATAGCATATGATCAAATAGATAAAGCGCCAGAAGAAAGAAAGAGGGGAATAACAATAGCAACAGCGCATGTTGAATATCAGACGGAAAAAAGGCATTATGCACACGTTGATTGTCCTGGGCACGCTGATTATGTAAAGAATATGATAGTAGGTGCAGCACAGATGGATGCAGCAATATTGGTGGTGTCGGGGGTTGATGGGCCAATGCCACAAACGAGAGAGCATATATTGCTGGCAAAGCAGGTGGGTGTTGGATATATTGTGGTATACATAAATAAAGCTGATGTTGCTGATGCTGATATGATAGATTTAGTGGAAATGGAAGTGAGAGAGTTGCTGAGCAAGTACGGATTTCCGGGGGATGAAGTACCTGTGATAGTTGGTTCAGCACTCAAGGCGCTGGAGGATGATAGCAGTGAATATGGAAAGAAATCAATAGACAAATTGATGGGAAAATTAGATGAATATGTGGAGATTCCACCAAGGCCTGTAGATTTACCATTTTTATTGCCAATCGAAGATGTATTTTCGATATCGGGGCGTGGGACGGTAGTAACGGGAAGGATAGAAAAGGGAGAGATAAAAACAGGTGATGAGATAGAGATAATAGGTCTAAAAGCGACGCAAAAGACGATATGTACTGGTGTAGAAATGTTTAAGAAGTTGCTGAATAAGGGGAGTGCGGGGCTGAATGTAGGGATATTACTAAGGGGGACAAAGAGAGAGGAGGTGGAAAGAGGGCAAGTATTAGCAAAATCGGGGACAATAACGCCGCATAAGAAATTTAATGCGGAGGTATATATATTGAAGAAAGAAGAAGGAGGAAGGCATACACCATTTTTTGCGAATTACCAGCCACAGTTTTATTTAAGGACAACGGATGTAACTGGGAGCATAAAATTGCTAGATGGGAAGGAGATGGTAATGCCAGGAGATAATGTGAGTGTAGAAGTAGAATTGCAAGCACCAATAGCAATGGATAAGGGGTTGCGTTTTGCGATAAGAGAGGGTGGTAGAACTGTTGGTTCTGGTGTGGTTTCGGAAATTTTGGAGTAA
- the secE gene encoding preprotein translocase subunit SecE, whose amino-acid sequence MLKNLCGFFCDIKQEIRRIAWIKKQQVLSSLFVVIVVILCFSIFFCFVDFMSLYIIKTLFGIIYGM is encoded by the coding sequence ATGTTAAAAAATTTGTGTGGTTTTTTTTGTGATATAAAGCAAGAAATAAGGAGGATTGCTTGGATAAAAAAACAGCAGGTATTGTCATCTCTGTTTGTTGTAATAGTTGTTATATTATGTTTTTCGATTTTCTTCTGTTTCGTGGATTTTATGTCTCTTTACATAATTAAGACTTTGTTTGGAATTATTTATGGAATGTGA
- the nusG gene encoding transcription termination/antitermination protein NusG, producing MECEYKWYIIKVDYGYESDIRELVSNTVYFKEVFIPYQIVYNSKSNIKELCEVYICMHLCDESKNILNQMIGFCSDESGNFEEILDDEINSKRKEFNRYKWYILRVASNYEEKVRQHILENSMRLGINNYFNGVFIPCEELSEMDLKSKKIAARRKCFPGYVFLYVNLCDEVLNFINNIPKSLKVYGFLKNGNVPKVITDDEIRSMCSALYNAQETKKLSYGYEKGEKVKINDGLFQNFAGKVDMVNDEKKIINVEVSILGKPTIIGLDFAQVEKIEE from the coding sequence ATGGAATGTGAATATAAATGGTATATCATTAAAGTTGATTATGGGTATGAATCAGATATACGTGAATTGGTAAGCAATACTGTCTATTTTAAGGAGGTATTTATTCCTTATCAGATAGTATATAACTCAAAGTCTAATATAAAAGAGTTATGTGAAGTATATATATGTATGCATCTGTGTGATGAAAGCAAAAATATTTTGAATCAAATGATTGGATTTTGTAGTGACGAGTCTGGTAATTTTGAGGAGATTTTAGATGATGAGATAAATTCAAAACGCAAGGAATTTAATAGATATAAGTGGTATATCTTAAGAGTTGCCTCTAATTATGAAGAGAAAGTGCGCCAACATATATTAGAAAATTCTATGAGATTGGGTATTAACAATTATTTTAATGGGGTTTTTATTCCTTGTGAAGAGTTAAGTGAGATGGACTTAAAATCTAAAAAAATTGCTGCACGGAGGAAATGCTTTCCTGGTTATGTTTTTTTATACGTGAATTTATGTGATGAGGTATTGAATTTTATCAATAATATACCAAAATCTCTTAAGGTTTATGGATTTTTGAAAAATGGTAATGTTCCAAAGGTAATTACGGATGATGAGATTCGCTCAATGTGTAGTGCGCTTTACAATGCTCAAGAAACGAAAAAGTTAAGTTATGGTTATGAGAAAGGTGAAAAAGTAAAAATCAATGATGGTCTTTTTCAAAATTTTGCTGGTAAGGTAGATATGGTAAATGATGAGAAAAAAATTATTAATGTGGAAGTATCGATTTTAGGTAAGCCAACAATAATAGGGCTTGATTTTGCTCAAGTTGAAAAAATAGAGGAGTAG
- a CDS encoding 50S ribosomal protein L11, with amino-acid sequence MSVIIAKINLLMEAGKAVPGPKIASVLGPRGIPIPKFCEAFNKVTSAANANYKVGDLVTVRISIKDDRSHDFTVSGPPVAYLLKQEAKLTKGSGNPGKELVTKLPMSAIIKVAKCKMVDMKVGNEDSAVKMVVGTAKSMGIEVVEG; translated from the coding sequence ATGAGTGTTATAATTGCTAAGATTAACTTACTTATGGAAGCTGGAAAAGCAGTTCCAGGACCGAAAATTGCTTCAGTACTTGGTCCGCGTGGTATACCTATTCCTAAGTTTTGTGAAGCTTTTAATAAAGTTACTAGCGCTGCTAACGCTAATTATAAAGTAGGCGATTTAGTAACAGTGCGAATTTCCATAAAGGATGATCGCTCTCATGATTTTACTGTTAGCGGTCCGCCTGTGGCTTATTTACTTAAGCAGGAGGCTAAATTAACTAAAGGTTCTGGTAATCCTGGTAAAGAATTAGTGACTAAATTACCTATGTCTGCTATAATTAAAGTGGCAAAGTGCAAGATGGTTGATATGAAAGTGGGTAATGAAGATTCAGCGGTGAAAATGGTTGTAGGCACTGCAAAATCTATGGGTATAGAAGTTGTGGAAGGTTAG
- the rplA gene encoding 50S ribosomal protein L1, which yields MNTYNDNPKQCLKKIIEFASAKFNESIDIAVNLGIDSRKSEEQVRGTVVLPKGIGKDIKVAVFAQGKHLLEAKKADADIAGGEDLVEEIKKGKKLDVDWCITTPDFIVKITPIAKILGAKGLMPNPKFGTVTSNVEEAIKTIKSGQIRFRTDKSGIIHGKLGSVKFDVDNLLENLKAFLKVIKDNKPTSVKGVYFKGVFLNSTMGKAYKINKIEDII from the coding sequence ATGAATACATATAATGATAATCCTAAGCAGTGTTTGAAGAAGATTATTGAGTTTGCTTCAGCAAAGTTTAATGAATCAATTGATATTGCAGTCAATTTAGGAATAGATTCTCGTAAATCTGAAGAGCAGGTGCGTGGTACAGTAGTTTTACCTAAAGGTATTGGAAAGGATATTAAAGTGGCTGTTTTTGCTCAGGGTAAGCATTTATTAGAAGCTAAAAAAGCTGATGCTGATATTGCAGGGGGAGAGGATTTAGTTGAAGAAATAAAAAAAGGTAAAAAGTTGGATGTTGATTGGTGCATCACTACTCCTGATTTTATTGTAAAAATTACTCCTATTGCAAAAATATTGGGTGCTAAAGGGCTGATGCCTAATCCTAAATTTGGTACTGTGACTTCTAATGTTGAGGAGGCTATTAAAACTATTAAGTCTGGTCAAATAAGATTTAGGACAGATAAGAGTGGTATTATTCATGGTAAGTTAGGGAGTGTTAAGTTCGATGTTGATAATTTATTGGAAAATTTAAAAGCCTTTCTTAAAGTAATTAAAGATAATAAACCTACTTCTGTAAAAGGAGTTTACTTTAAAGGTGTTTTTTTAAATTCAACTATGGGTAAAGCTTATAAAATAAACAAAATAGAAGATATAATTTAG
- the rplJ gene encoding 50S ribosomal protein L10 has translation MKRKDKDEFIQSIMNIFVNNDFLILVNFKSMNVNDLLILRNSLKSVMSGMLVVKNTLACLALERTGRFSYLSGKFSGPVAIIYSSGIVEAAKLIVDFVNTNKEKMSVICAAHINELLTVEDVNKLAKLPSLDELRVKIMRLISYDIPARLALSINLSSMRLMRVLDYYSSKK, from the coding sequence GTGAAGCGTAAAGATAAGGATGAATTTATACAGAGCATAATGAATATATTTGTAAATAATGATTTCTTAATATTGGTAAATTTTAAGTCTATGAATGTTAATGATTTATTAATTCTTAGGAATAGCCTAAAGTCTGTAATGAGTGGGATGTTGGTAGTTAAAAACACTCTAGCCTGCTTAGCTTTGGAAAGGACTGGCAGATTTTCTTATTTATCAGGCAAATTTTCTGGTCCTGTTGCTATTATATACTCTAGTGGCATAGTAGAAGCTGCAAAATTAATAGTTGATTTTGTTAATACTAATAAAGAAAAAATGTCTGTAATTTGTGCAGCTCATATAAATGAATTGTTGACAGTGGAAGATGTTAATAAATTGGCTAAATTGCCTTCTCTGGATGAATTACGTGTTAAAATTATGCGTTTAATATCTTATGATATTCCTGCTCGATTGGCGTTGTCTATTAATTTATCTTCTATGAGGCTTATGAGAGTTTTGGATTATTATAGTTCTAAAAAATAA
- the rplL gene encoding 50S ribosomal protein L7/L12 codes for MSNVISDLANKILDLKLIEASELVKVLEEKIGLPANSFLGEVVGAGAPISDNAAPAAQEKAEYKVVIKEIDASKKIGVIKATREVNSTLGLKEAKELVESLPKDLIANVSKDEAEKIKQKLIEAGATKVEFE; via the coding sequence ATGAGTAATGTAATAAGTGATTTAGCTAATAAAATATTAGATTTAAAACTAATAGAGGCTTCTGAACTTGTAAAAGTTCTAGAAGAGAAAATAGGGTTGCCTGCTAATTCTTTTCTTGGTGAAGTTGTTGGTGCTGGGGCGCCTATTAGTGATAATGCCGCTCCTGCTGCTCAAGAAAAAGCTGAGTATAAAGTTGTAATTAAAGAAATTGATGCGAGCAAAAAAATAGGAGTTATTAAAGCTACTAGAGAGGTTAATTCTACATTGGGTTTAAAAGAAGCAAAAGAGTTGGTTGAATCTTTGCCTAAAGATTTGATTGCTAATGTTTCTAAAGACGAAGCAGAAAAAATAAAGCAAAAACTTATTGAAGCAGGAGCAACTAAAGTTGAGTTTGAATAA